A stretch of the Actinomyces qiguomingii genome encodes the following:
- a CDS encoding glycosyltransferase family 2 protein, translating into MKLFVQVPCLNEEGTLGIVLDTIPRHIDGVDEIEILVIDDGSTDRTVQVARAHGVKHFVFHARNMGLARSFRDGVDYALAHGADIVVNTDGDNQYKQEYIGDLVAPVVRGEADIAIADRQTAKIAHFSWFKKRMQHFGSQVVNYAAGTRLPDAASGFRAYSKNALLKLNVITQFSYCMETIIQAGNKRLRIASVPITTNPKTRESRLFNNIFQHMAKSGGAITRSYLMFKPHVVLGWLAAFFAIIGAIPFIRFFILWCLGTAGGHVQSLLFGTTMLVAALLCVALLVIADLQRTNRVLIEETLERVKNIEYGRVDDTRISGIRDAIISDRAPGGSDPSAREA; encoded by the coding sequence ATGAAACTGTTCGTGCAGGTCCCCTGTCTGAACGAGGAGGGGACACTGGGCATAGTCCTGGACACGATCCCACGCCATATCGACGGCGTGGACGAGATCGAGATCCTGGTCATAGACGACGGTTCTACCGACCGCACCGTTCAGGTGGCCCGGGCGCACGGGGTCAAGCACTTCGTGTTCCACGCCCGCAATATGGGGCTGGCCCGTTCCTTCCGCGACGGCGTGGACTACGCTCTGGCGCACGGCGCCGATATCGTGGTCAACACCGATGGCGACAACCAGTACAAGCAGGAGTACATCGGCGACCTGGTGGCCCCGGTGGTGCGCGGTGAGGCCGACATCGCCATTGCCGATCGGCAGACCGCCAAGATCGCACACTTCTCCTGGTTCAAGAAGCGCATGCAGCACTTCGGCTCCCAGGTGGTCAACTACGCGGCCGGCACTCGCCTGCCCGACGCCGCCTCCGGGTTCCGCGCCTACTCCAAGAACGCCCTGCTCAAACTCAACGTGATTACCCAGTTCTCCTACTGCATGGAGACGATCATCCAGGCGGGCAACAAGCGGCTGCGCATAGCCTCGGTGCCCATCACCACCAACCCCAAGACCCGTGAATCGCGCCTGTTCAACAACATCTTCCAGCACATGGCGAAGTCAGGGGGAGCGATCACCCGCTCCTACCTGATGTTCAAGCCGCACGTGGTGCTGGGCTGGCTGGCAGCGTTCTTCGCGATCATTGGGGCCATCCCATTCATCCGCTTCTTCATCCTGTGGTGCCTGGGCACTGCCGGCGGCCACGTCCAGTCCCTGCTGTTCGGCACCACCATGCTGGTGGCGGCCCTGCTGTGCGTGGCTCTGCTGGTGATCGCGGATTTGCAGCGCACCAACCGGGTACTGATCGAGGAGACGCTGGAGCGGGTGAAGAACATCGAGTACGGTCGCGTGGACGATACGCGGATATCCGGCATTCGGGACGCAATCATCAGCGACCGGGCGCCCGGAGGCAGCGATCCCTCTGCGCGGGAGGCCTGA
- a CDS encoding glycosyltransferase: MRRILGFGTYDVASHPRVEVLLEGLRRTPGNQVLELDRPLGLSTAERVAMLKQPWRLPVLAGRLASRWSRLAAGSRRYRGSHAPDALLVGYMGHFDVLLARVLYPRTTIILDHLIFASGTARDRGEGGSKARVLSVLDRLATHCADVVVLDTAEHAARLDADIAHRGVIVPVGAPASWYAAGRRAAAARIDDDGRRAADRPLTVVFFGLFTPLQGAPYMARALRLLAERGAPVRVLLIGSGQDRAECEQILAGCPAERMVQWCDWVDSAELPRVVAEHDVCLGIVGTTDKALDVVPNKVFQGLAAGCAVVTSDTVPQRRLLGDGAVLVPPGDARALADALQHLATDPVALRGARERARTAAAAFVPERAVAPLVAALEHAEIEEASR; encoded by the coding sequence ATGCGCAGAATCCTGGGATTCGGCACTTACGACGTCGCATCGCACCCACGCGTGGAGGTGCTTCTGGAAGGCCTGCGCCGTACCCCCGGCAATCAGGTGCTTGAGCTGGATCGGCCGCTGGGGCTTAGCACCGCCGAACGAGTCGCGATGCTCAAGCAGCCATGGCGTCTGCCCGTCCTCGCTGGGCGGCTGGCTTCACGCTGGTCCCGTTTGGCCGCAGGCAGCCGCCGGTATCGCGGCTCTCACGCCCCCGACGCCCTGCTCGTGGGCTACATGGGTCATTTTGACGTGCTGCTGGCCCGTGTGCTCTACCCGCGGACGACGATCATTCTGGACCACCTGATCTTCGCCTCCGGCACCGCTCGAGACCGGGGAGAGGGCGGGAGCAAGGCACGTGTGTTGTCCGTCCTCGATCGCCTGGCTACGCATTGCGCGGATGTGGTGGTCCTGGACACCGCTGAGCACGCCGCCAGGCTGGACGCCGACATCGCCCACCGCGGGGTGATCGTCCCGGTCGGTGCCCCCGCCTCCTGGTATGCGGCCGGACGTCGCGCCGCCGCGGCGCGCATTGACGACGACGGCCGCCGGGCGGCGGATCGTCCTCTCACGGTGGTCTTCTTCGGGCTTTTCACCCCGCTTCAGGGGGCTCCGTACATGGCACGCGCCCTGCGCCTGCTCGCCGAGCGGGGCGCCCCGGTGCGCGTCCTGTTGATTGGCTCGGGGCAGGATCGTGCCGAATGCGAACAGATACTGGCCGGCTGTCCGGCCGAGCGGATGGTTCAGTGGTGTGACTGGGTGGACTCCGCCGAGTTGCCCCGCGTGGTTGCCGAGCATGATGTCTGTCTCGGCATCGTCGGCACCACCGACAAGGCACTGGACGTGGTCCCTAACAAGGTATTCCAGGGGCTGGCGGCCGGATGTGCCGTCGTCACCTCCGACACCGTCCCGCAGCGACGCCTGCTCGGCGACGGTGCGGTCCTAGTGCCACCGGGTGATGCTCGTGCCCTAGCGGACGCCCTGCAGCATCTGGCAACTGATCCGGTGGCGCTACGTGGCGCCCGGGAGCGGGCGAGGACCGCGGCGGCAGCCTTCGTGCCTGAACGGGCCGTCGCTCCGCTGGTCGCCGCGCTGGAGCACGCGGAAATCGAGGAGGCGAGTCGGTGA
- a CDS encoding lysylphosphatidylglycerol synthase domain-containing protein yields the protein MSAIPGKAMATLRSTPVRVGFLALVVVLAVYAVVSQWDEILPVVVGMNPLLLLGALAAGVVYVLLTMLAWRVLLADMGTTVPLGIAFRVFFVSQLGKYLPGGVWNIVAAAELGADHDIPRRRSVSVMAVTVVVSIVTGTALAVAIMPFASERLRESYGWVSWTLPAFVIVLLPPVLNRLLARVFRLAGRPPLEHPVSWAGIGACTAWTLVAWMVAGIQVWLLAVGLGMTGSLTTLALCVGGYAMAWTVGFLIVFVPAGAGVREGVLALVLAGSLTTGGVVAVVLLSRAVLTIADLAMGSAGIIAARRERRAVTPRWLGAWRHWRTDLGIALTIGLVTIAVAAVQLMRVTEISPVDEATHIDYVWRIMHGELPHRGDTYTSFTLGEWACRKQANVLDKLPACGVDDLSQFQVIRENYNAWQPPGFFAAVALLTRIGVALTALDAVTLMRLSCAVLVAVGMGMVYALLRLWGVARELAAPATLMLLANPFTLMVATTVSTDAPFLILGVLAALVLTLELNGRSAAPLALVTGACTGLVKTISLSALIIVLALLGVIAVIRLVRGQAGWWRPLLTVGAGVVGGGAVTFAWGRYVTANTPPDWVNLVLGQNNTDYVGLPFDEWLPTLTHVFGYTAGAWQGAPVSTYQGNLLIDVVGLALTVIPFCGLVVLRGSERVVAGVAAIGPVMVVLFVQAQSWMREEVYFPSVSARYGITLIPLTMLVLGLLLRPVRVPGRVVTWCVCAVVLLGVFTDVAGLCRIP from the coding sequence GTGAGCGCGATCCCGGGGAAGGCCATGGCGACATTGCGATCCACGCCAGTGCGCGTCGGGTTCCTCGCACTGGTAGTGGTACTGGCCGTGTACGCGGTCGTATCGCAATGGGACGAGATCCTGCCCGTCGTGGTAGGCATGAATCCGCTGTTGCTGCTGGGGGCGCTTGCTGCCGGGGTCGTATACGTGTTGCTGACCATGCTCGCCTGGCGGGTTCTGTTGGCCGACATGGGCACCACGGTGCCACTGGGTATCGCCTTCCGCGTGTTCTTCGTATCCCAACTGGGCAAGTACCTGCCCGGCGGAGTGTGGAATATCGTGGCCGCCGCCGAGTTGGGGGCGGATCACGACATCCCCCGGCGACGTTCCGTGTCCGTTATGGCGGTGACCGTTGTCGTTTCCATCGTCACCGGTACGGCGCTGGCCGTGGCGATCATGCCCTTCGCCTCCGAGCGGCTGCGCGAGAGCTACGGCTGGGTGAGCTGGACGCTGCCCGCCTTCGTCATCGTGTTGCTGCCCCCGGTGCTGAACCGGCTGCTTGCCCGTGTGTTCCGGCTCGCCGGGAGGCCGCCGCTGGAGCATCCGGTCAGCTGGGCCGGCATCGGCGCCTGCACGGCCTGGACCCTCGTTGCTTGGATGGTCGCCGGGATTCAGGTGTGGCTGTTGGCGGTGGGCCTGGGGATGACCGGATCCCTGACCACGCTCGCCCTGTGCGTAGGCGGGTACGCGATGGCCTGGACCGTGGGCTTCTTGATCGTGTTCGTTCCCGCCGGTGCGGGAGTGCGTGAGGGCGTGCTAGCACTGGTCCTGGCGGGGTCGCTGACCACCGGCGGCGTAGTCGCCGTGGTGCTGCTTTCGCGCGCGGTTCTCACAATCGCCGATCTGGCCATGGGCAGTGCCGGGATCATCGCTGCGCGCCGGGAGCGCAGAGCCGTCACGCCGCGTTGGCTCGGCGCATGGCGGCACTGGAGGACAGATCTGGGGATCGCCCTGACGATAGGACTAGTCACCATCGCCGTCGCCGCCGTGCAGTTGATGCGGGTGACCGAGATCAGTCCTGTGGATGAGGCCACACATATCGACTATGTGTGGCGGATTATGCACGGTGAGCTGCCGCATCGGGGTGACACCTACACGTCTTTCACCCTGGGGGAGTGGGCCTGCCGGAAGCAGGCGAATGTCCTCGATAAGCTCCCCGCGTGCGGAGTGGATGATCTCTCCCAGTTCCAGGTGATCAGGGAGAACTACAACGCCTGGCAGCCACCGGGCTTCTTCGCGGCGGTGGCCCTGCTGACCAGGATCGGCGTTGCACTGACCGCGCTGGACGCCGTGACGCTGATGCGGCTGTCCTGCGCCGTGCTGGTGGCGGTGGGCATGGGGATGGTCTACGCCCTGCTACGACTATGGGGGGTGGCCCGTGAACTCGCCGCTCCGGCGACCCTGATGCTGTTGGCCAATCCCTTCACCCTCATGGTCGCCACCACCGTGTCCACCGATGCGCCCTTCCTCATCCTGGGGGTGCTTGCCGCGCTGGTACTGACCCTGGAGCTCAATGGGCGATCGGCCGCACCACTGGCGCTGGTCACGGGTGCCTGCACGGGACTGGTCAAGACCATCTCCTTGTCCGCCCTGATAATCGTGCTGGCGTTGCTGGGGGTGATCGCCGTCATTCGGCTGGTGCGCGGGCAGGCGGGCTGGTGGCGGCCACTGTTGACCGTGGGTGCCGGTGTGGTCGGCGGGGGAGCGGTCACCTTTGCCTGGGGCAGATATGTGACCGCCAATACGCCTCCGGACTGGGTTAATCTGGTGCTGGGGCAGAACAACACAGACTACGTGGGCCTGCCCTTCGACGAGTGGCTGCCAACACTGACGCATGTATTCGGTTACACGGCCGGCGCCTGGCAGGGCGCCCCGGTGTCTACCTATCAGGGGAACCTGCTCATCGATGTGGTCGGACTCGCCCTGACCGTGATTCCGTTCTGTGGGCTGGTGGTTCTGCGGGGCTCAGAGCGCGTGGTGGCCGGCGTGGCCGCGATCGGACCGGTCATGGTGGTTCTGTTTGTTCAGGCGCAGTCCTGGATGCGTGAAGAGGTCTATTTCCCCAGCGTCTCGGCACGTTACGGGATCACCCTGATCCCGCTGACGATGCTGGTACTGGGCTTGCTCCTGAGACCGGTGCGGGTACCCGGGCGCGTAGTCACCTGGTGCGTGTGCGCCGTGGTACTGCTGGGCGTATTCACCGACGTGGCGGGACTGTGCCGGATCCCCTGA
- a CDS encoding glycosyltransferase family 2 protein → MSIVVAVVVTYEPDHELTGLLNDLAAQCRHVLVVDNGSSPACLARITAAVTQAGAELIALGSNRGIGAAQNVGIARARELGASHVLLSDHDSLPAPGMVDRLLAGFDSAGHVAAVGPLPEEDRAGADQLVYVSRTWKPGRATREELNCDRLEVAFLIASGCLIRLEALEAIGGMDESLFIDHVDLEWGLRARNAGYRLLVVPAARLNHRLGDEVVMLPGRSQPIHVHGPARNYFLTRNTITLIRRSGLMPKRWRLRYVYWLIKYVGFNSLLRDRGPERRRMLLRGVRDGMRSRSGALPSH, encoded by the coding sequence ATGTCGATCGTCGTGGCGGTGGTCGTCACCTATGAGCCGGATCATGAACTCACCGGCCTGTTGAACGACCTGGCCGCACAGTGCCGGCATGTGCTCGTGGTAGACAATGGCAGCTCACCGGCATGCCTGGCACGTATCACCGCGGCGGTCACGCAGGCAGGAGCCGAGCTCATAGCCCTGGGGAGCAATCGCGGCATAGGGGCCGCACAGAACGTCGGCATCGCCAGGGCGCGTGAACTAGGGGCCTCGCACGTGCTGCTGTCAGATCACGACTCCCTGCCCGCGCCGGGCATGGTGGACCGCCTGCTGGCCGGATTCGATTCCGCCGGGCATGTGGCCGCCGTAGGGCCGTTGCCGGAGGAGGACCGGGCGGGCGCCGATCAGCTCGTCTATGTGTCCCGCACCTGGAAGCCGGGGCGCGCAACGCGCGAGGAGTTGAACTGTGATCGGCTCGAGGTAGCCTTCCTCATAGCCTCGGGATGCCTGATCCGCCTGGAGGCGCTCGAGGCCATCGGCGGGATGGATGAGTCGCTGTTCATCGACCATGTCGATCTGGAATGGGGCCTGCGGGCGCGTAATGCCGGGTACAGGCTGTTGGTAGTCCCCGCAGCGAGGCTGAATCACCGTCTGGGGGACGAGGTGGTCATGCTGCCCGGACGGTCACAGCCGATTCATGTTCATGGGCCTGCCCGCAACTACTTCCTGACGCGCAACACGATCACGTTGATTCGCCGATCCGGTCTGATGCCGAAGCGCTGGCGCCTGCGGTACGTCTACTGGCTCATCAAATACGTCGGCTTCAATTCCCTGCTCCGAGACCGCGGGCCGGAGCGGCGGCGGATGCTGCTGCGCGGGGTACGTGACGGCATGCGCTCACGCTCAGGCGCCCTGCCGTCTCACTGA
- a CDS encoding ABC transporter permease, producing MSKTNVRSVKPFWQEWDLISAFGQRDLKSKFNGTVLGWLWSLVVPLASLGIYTLIFGGLFKMVPATIASRHEGIGIFAVWLFAGLTIWGFFQNSINAGINGLLGSGGLLQKVYFPAYSAVLGSCLAIGVQSVIEVGLLLVVLALLTNISWTWLLLVPFLALLVTFTGAVSVILAIWNIYVRDLAHLVGVFLQLMFYATPIIYNADIVPETVWGLPAHDLVQAMPMAQFISLFRSLVYSLQPGALTDWLACCGWAAAALIGAVWVSRRWGADLGERI from the coding sequence ATGAGCAAAACCAACGTGAGATCCGTCAAGCCGTTCTGGCAGGAGTGGGATCTCATCAGTGCCTTCGGGCAGCGTGATCTGAAGTCGAAGTTCAACGGTACGGTTCTGGGTTGGCTCTGGTCGCTGGTGGTTCCGCTGGCCTCCCTGGGAATCTACACGCTGATATTCGGCGGCCTGTTTAAAATGGTCCCGGCCACCATCGCCTCACGTCACGAAGGCATCGGGATCTTCGCCGTATGGCTGTTCGCCGGCCTGACCATATGGGGGTTCTTCCAGAACTCCATCAATGCCGGCATCAACGGCCTGCTCGGCTCCGGCGGGCTGCTGCAAAAGGTCTACTTCCCGGCATACTCGGCGGTGCTCGGATCGTGCCTGGCGATCGGCGTCCAGTCGGTGATCGAGGTCGGTTTGCTGCTGGTGGTTCTGGCACTGCTGACCAATATCTCGTGGACCTGGCTGCTGCTCGTCCCCTTCTTGGCGCTGTTGGTGACATTCACCGGGGCCGTCAGCGTCATACTGGCCATCTGGAACATCTACGTGCGCGATCTCGCCCATCTGGTGGGAGTGTTCCTTCAGCTCATGTTCTACGCCACCCCCATCATCTACAACGCCGATATCGTGCCGGAGACGGTGTGGGGGCTTCCCGCACACGACCTGGTCCAGGCGATGCCGATGGCCCAGTTCATCAGTCTGTTCCGGTCGCTGGTGTACTCACTGCAGCCCGGTGCGCTCACCGACTGGTTGGCTTGCTGCGGCTGGGCGGCCGCGGCCCTTATCGGAGCCGTCTGGGTCTCCCGCCGCTGGGGTGCCGACTTGGGAGAGAGGATCTGA
- a CDS encoding ABC transporter ATP-binding protein, with protein sequence MNAASAPTSAESGEEYAIEVRNVSKRFTLHADRRDSLKERFVRGRSQDTHVFHALDDVSFQVKKGITFGLVGHNGSGKSTMLKILAGVYRPNDGEVMVSAKVDALLEVGAGFHGELTGRENIYLNGAILGRSRKQIDESIDWIVKFADIGGFIDEPVKVYSSGMTVRLGFATAVAIEPEILVVDEIIAVGDEEFQRKCFELMRQLRDRGTTIVLVTHSLSLATEMCDEVVWLDHGKVQMIGDADEVVSAYLSSVNEKEAAQRLQEQPEEEFPEDDQYKLNQGNGDCRMTGVEFLDENGEELPFITYGKPLTLRVHVRAKKDLHDVELGLGFATDGGVTIAGPNSRAAGTLYTLYRGDSFIDYSIDQVVFQPGRLWLTTCFVRDGQIYDLSDRRTEMIIRADRTMDEPGLVTLAPGQWSKRPGQSAPEKGRFND encoded by the coding sequence GTGAACGCTGCATCTGCCCCGACATCTGCCGAGTCGGGTGAGGAGTACGCCATTGAGGTGCGCAACGTGTCGAAGCGTTTCACGCTGCACGCCGACAGGCGCGACTCCCTCAAGGAGCGCTTTGTACGCGGAAGATCGCAGGACACCCACGTCTTCCATGCGCTGGACGACGTGAGCTTCCAGGTCAAGAAGGGCATAACCTTCGGCCTGGTGGGGCACAACGGATCCGGCAAGTCGACGATGCTCAAGATCCTCGCCGGTGTGTATCGGCCCAACGACGGCGAGGTCATGGTCTCCGCAAAGGTCGACGCCCTGCTGGAGGTGGGTGCCGGATTCCACGGGGAACTCACTGGCCGTGAGAATATCTATCTCAACGGCGCCATCCTGGGCCGCAGTAGGAAGCAGATCGACGAGTCCATCGACTGGATCGTGAAGTTTGCGGACATCGGCGGCTTCATCGACGAACCGGTCAAGGTCTACTCATCCGGCATGACGGTGCGCCTGGGATTCGCCACGGCCGTTGCCATTGAGCCGGAGATTCTGGTGGTCGATGAGATCATCGCCGTAGGCGACGAGGAGTTCCAGCGCAAGTGCTTCGAACTCATGCGCCAGCTGCGCGACCGTGGCACCACCATCGTGCTGGTGACGCATTCGCTGTCGCTGGCCACCGAGATGTGTGACGAGGTGGTCTGGCTCGACCACGGCAAGGTGCAGATGATCGGTGACGCCGACGAGGTCGTCTCCGCCTACCTGAGCTCGGTCAACGAGAAGGAGGCCGCCCAGCGCCTGCAGGAACAGCCGGAGGAGGAGTTCCCCGAGGACGATCAGTACAAGCTCAACCAGGGGAACGGGGACTGCCGCATGACGGGCGTGGAGTTCCTTGATGAGAACGGAGAGGAGTTGCCGTTCATCACCTACGGTAAGCCGCTGACGCTGCGTGTGCACGTGCGTGCCAAGAAGGACCTGCATGATGTTGAACTGGGCCTGGGCTTCGCCACCGACGGCGGGGTGACCATCGCGGGGCCGAACTCCCGGGCGGCGGGGACGCTGTACACGCTTTACCGTGGGGATTCGTTCATCGACTACAGCATCGATCAGGTCGTATTCCAGCCCGGACGGCTGTGGCTGACCACCTGCTTCGTCAGGGACGGCCAGATCTATGACCTGTCTGACCGACGCACCGAGATGATCATTCGCGCCGACCGCACGATGGACGAACCCGGACTTGTTACTCTTGCGCCGGGCCAGTGGAGTAAGCGACCGGGGCAGTCCGCGCCGGAGAAGGGCCGTTTCAATGACTAG
- a CDS encoding methyltransferase, whose amino-acid sequence MTSENADSVHDASDRDEEIRQLRATLRKMSHEIAELSLRNEELEKELRRANRVVAGAWEQLDVMRHSSSWQLTAPVRAVKARLRGVLR is encoded by the coding sequence ATGACTAGTGAGAATGCCGATTCGGTGCATGATGCTTCCGATCGCGACGAGGAGATCCGTCAGCTGCGCGCAACACTGCGCAAGATGAGCCACGAGATCGCCGAGTTGTCCCTGCGCAACGAGGAGCTTGAGAAGGAGCTGCGGCGAGCCAACCGCGTGGTGGCGGGTGCGTGGGAGCAGCTCGACGTGATGCGGCATTCCTCCTCTTGGCAGCTGACGGCTCCGGTGCGTGCGGTTAAGGCGCGGCTGCGGGGGGTACTGCGGTGA
- a CDS encoding rhamnan synthesis F family protein, whose product MAQFSVGPIQPRSLSEYLRRLDAAGYATVVISTCESAEPLEFPAGVPEDTLIVRRPNLGYDFGSWATALGCFPELRHAETVLLTNDSLLGPFAPIDELLEWAAEPGPDIRGLTASYQFAYHIQSYFLAFRGGILADRPWRDFFNAVRVERGKDEVVRSYEIGVSRTSFSECYSTEVWVTGPEVGVPYGNPTVDGWKNLIESGLPFLKRTIMTHPSTQAEAAEAAQYIRRRFGADVDEW is encoded by the coding sequence GTGGCCCAGTTCTCCGTCGGGCCGATCCAACCCCGGTCGCTTTCGGAGTACCTGCGCCGGCTGGACGCAGCCGGCTACGCCACCGTGGTCATCTCCACCTGCGAGTCCGCCGAACCGCTGGAGTTTCCCGCCGGAGTCCCGGAAGACACCCTGATCGTTCGGCGCCCGAACCTCGGATATGACTTCGGATCATGGGCGACGGCGCTGGGTTGCTTTCCCGAGCTGCGCCACGCCGAGACGGTGCTGCTCACCAATGACTCCCTGCTGGGGCCCTTTGCCCCCATCGACGAGCTGCTGGAGTGGGCCGCCGAGCCCGGTCCTGACATCCGCGGCCTGACCGCGTCCTACCAGTTCGCCTATCACATACAGAGCTACTTCTTGGCCTTCCGCGGAGGAATCTTGGCGGACCGGCCCTGGCGGGACTTCTTCAACGCCGTGCGGGTGGAACGGGGCAAGGATGAAGTGGTGCGCTCCTATGAGATCGGCGTGTCGCGAACCTCTTTCTCCGAGTGCTATTCGACGGAGGTGTGGGTCACCGGTCCGGAAGTGGGTGTGCCCTACGGGAACCCCACCGTCGACGGTTGGAAGAATCTCATCGAGTCGGGTCTTCCGTTCCTCAAGCGCACGATCATGACCCACCCGTCCACCCAGGCCGAGGCGGCCGAGGCGGCTCAGTACATCCGGCGGCGGTTCGGGGCCGACGTCGACGAGTGGTAA
- a CDS encoding glycoside hydrolase family 99-like domain-containing protein, with protein MTKVTKTGVVRRASYFAARGRNALANLVASGNIHGYQSRHCADFNEYVSRLGGRQNSGFPDHWRVDDSLVNDSPARVAVVIHCFYPELMDELFQALAAVPVDFDVLITNASGQAITVPRNRLPRLGHVSIVEVDNHGRDIFPTIQLVNAGLLDPYDIVLKVHTKRSPWREDHAELAGDGAGWRRQLLSDLLGSAERVEQILNAFASDSSLGLVTAEDCIVGAEFWGGDRYIVQQLLRRLEMSLDDPDSLRFASGSMYWIRGFVLQGLRALNLQAADFDEENGQVDATTAHAVERLLGILTQEAGLRMAEVSELDREGAYETDAYRRFERGAVRHARAQVIPFYLPQFHDSPQNNRWWGQGFTEWSNVTAAIPGYRGHYQPKLPTELGFYDLADDDVRRKQAELARAHGVAGFMYYYYWFSGERLLHVPIERLHASDLDQPYCIMWANENWTRRWDGRAADILVGQDYTKVPAETFIDDVMEFLLDPRYMRIAGKAVLAVYRPAQMSNFPDVVKVWRERAREAGVGELYVLAVAVAEEFDGIQALGSDTGIDGTLQFPPHNLPWVAGPATEVGLDSRWRGNFMSYQETVKASLAMSGNLADNEYPGAMVAFDNAARRQWTADTWYGSNPYTFRRWVAGLIDSVMPRDPQQRVVFINAWNEWAESAVLEPTTRFGRTFLLALRDAVWS; from the coding sequence ATGACTAAAGTCACCAAGACCGGCGTTGTGCGTCGGGCGAGCTACTTCGCCGCCAGGGGGCGAAACGCCCTGGCGAATCTCGTCGCCTCCGGGAACATACACGGCTATCAGAGTCGGCACTGCGCTGACTTCAACGAGTATGTATCTCGCCTGGGCGGTCGGCAGAACTCCGGATTTCCCGACCACTGGCGAGTGGACGACTCGTTGGTCAACGACTCGCCGGCGCGGGTCGCGGTGGTCATCCACTGTTTCTATCCCGAACTGATGGATGAACTGTTCCAGGCGCTAGCAGCAGTTCCGGTCGACTTCGACGTCCTGATCACCAATGCCTCCGGTCAGGCCATCACCGTGCCGCGCAACAGGCTGCCCCGCCTGGGTCATGTGTCCATAGTCGAGGTAGATAACCACGGTCGGGACATCTTTCCCACCATTCAACTGGTCAACGCCGGTTTGCTGGACCCCTATGACATAGTGCTCAAGGTTCACACCAAGCGCAGTCCCTGGCGTGAGGACCATGCCGAACTCGCGGGTGACGGCGCCGGCTGGAGGAGACAGCTGCTGTCCGACCTTCTGGGAAGCGCCGAGCGTGTGGAGCAGATTCTCAACGCCTTCGCCTCGGACTCCTCACTTGGGTTGGTTACGGCGGAGGACTGCATAGTCGGTGCGGAGTTCTGGGGCGGTGATCGGTACATAGTCCAGCAACTGCTGCGCCGGCTGGAGATGTCGCTGGACGACCCCGATTCGCTGCGTTTCGCCTCCGGCTCCATGTATTGGATCCGCGGCTTCGTGTTGCAGGGTCTGCGCGCGCTCAACTTGCAGGCCGCGGACTTCGATGAGGAGAACGGGCAGGTGGACGCCACCACCGCGCACGCCGTCGAACGTCTGTTGGGAATCCTCACCCAGGAGGCGGGACTGCGAATGGCGGAGGTGAGTGAGCTCGACCGCGAAGGCGCCTACGAGACCGATGCATACAGGCGCTTCGAGCGTGGAGCGGTACGGCACGCGCGTGCGCAGGTGATCCCGTTCTACCTGCCGCAGTTCCATGACTCGCCGCAGAACAATCGCTGGTGGGGACAGGGCTTCACCGAGTGGTCCAACGTCACCGCGGCCATCCCCGGATACCGGGGACACTACCAGCCAAAACTTCCCACAGAGCTGGGCTTCTACGACCTGGCTGATGACGACGTCCGCCGTAAGCAGGCCGAGCTTGCGCGCGCGCACGGCGTCGCCGGCTTCATGTACTACTACTACTGGTTCTCCGGAGAGCGCTTGCTGCACGTGCCGATCGAGCGGCTGCACGCCAGCGACCTGGACCAGCCCTATTGCATCATGTGGGCCAATGAGAACTGGACGCGCCGCTGGGACGGACGGGCGGCCGATATTCTCGTGGGCCAGGACTACACCAAGGTGCCGGCGGAGACCTTCATCGACGATGTCATGGAGTTCCTCCTCGACCCCCGCTACATGCGTATAGCCGGCAAGGCCGTGCTGGCGGTGTACCGGCCTGCGCAGATGAGCAACTTCCCCGACGTGGTAAAGGTGTGGCGTGAGCGGGCGCGTGAGGCCGGGGTCGGTGAGCTGTACGTGCTTGCCGTTGCCGTTGCAGAGGAGTTCGACGGCATTCAGGCACTGGGGTCCGACACCGGCATTGACGGAACGCTCCAGTTCCCGCCGCATAATCTTCCCTGGGTGGCCGGCCCGGCGACTGAGGTCGGACTCGATTCACGCTGGCGCGGGAATTTCATGAGCTACCAGGAAACCGTGAAGGCCTCGTTGGCCATGTCCGGCAACCTTGCGGACAACGAGTACCCCGGGGCGATGGTCGCCTTTGATAACGCCGCGCGCCGCCAATGGACGGCGGACACATGGTACGGCTCGAACCCCTACACCTTCCGACGCTGGGTGGCGGGTCTGATCGACTCGGTAATGCCACGGGATCCGCAGCAGCGCGTGGTCTTCATCAACGCCTGGAACGAATGGGCGGAAAGCGCCGTACTGGAGCCGACTACACGTTTCGGGCGGACATTCCTGCTCGCGCTGCGCGACGCCGTCTGGAGCTGA